A region of Hydrogenimonas cancrithermarum DNA encodes the following proteins:
- the fumC gene encoding class II fumarate hydratase: MKFRIEKDTMGEVRVPDDRYWGAQTQRSLENFPVGRETMPLEIIHAYGFLKKACAEVNHELDTLDEKKADAIAKACDELIAGVLDDHFPLKVWQTGSGTQSHMNVNEVIANRATEILGGDFRKEKLVHPNDDVNMAQSSNDTFPTAMRIAVLSSLKLVLLPALEQLGEALEEKVRAFDNIVKIGRTHLQDATPLTLGQEFSGYVAMMDAAKMQIEEAMGWCAQLPIGGTAVGTGINAPKDFDKRVVERVNSYFNGTLTFAVQPNKFHGLTSHDAETVTSGVLKALAANLMKIANDIRWMASGPRCGIGEITIPANEPGSSIMPGKVNPTQVEMVTMVAVQVMGNDAAIGFAASQGNFELNVFKPVIASNLLHSIRLLGDAMRSFATRCVEGIEPNREKIEAHLHNSLMLVTALNEHIGYEKAAQIAKKAYEENLTLKEAVLALGYLSAEAFDRWVDPLKMVGKVV, translated from the coding sequence GTGAAATTCCGTATAGAAAAAGATACGATGGGAGAGGTCCGTGTTCCCGATGACAGATATTGGGGTGCCCAAACCCAGCGGAGTCTCGAAAACTTTCCCGTCGGGCGTGAAACGATGCCCTTGGAGATCATCCATGCCTACGGTTTTCTGAAAAAGGCGTGTGCCGAGGTCAACCATGAATTGGACACACTGGATGAAAAAAAGGCCGATGCGATAGCCAAAGCGTGCGACGAGTTGATTGCGGGAGTTCTCGACGACCATTTTCCTCTCAAAGTGTGGCAGACGGGAAGCGGAACGCAGAGCCATATGAACGTGAACGAAGTGATCGCCAATCGGGCGACGGAGATTCTCGGTGGCGATTTCAGAAAAGAGAAACTGGTCCATCCAAACGATGATGTCAATATGGCGCAAAGCTCCAACGACACCTTTCCGACCGCCATGCGCATTGCCGTGCTTTCCTCTTTGAAACTCGTTTTGCTTCCGGCGCTCGAACAGCTCGGGGAAGCGCTGGAAGAGAAGGTACGGGCGTTCGATAATATTGTCAAAATAGGGCGTACCCATCTGCAAGATGCCACACCATTGACGCTTGGACAGGAGTTTTCCGGCTATGTGGCGATGATGGATGCGGCGAAAATGCAGATTGAAGAGGCGATGGGATGGTGTGCCCAGCTTCCGATCGGAGGCACGGCCGTCGGAACCGGGATCAATGCACCGAAAGATTTCGATAAAAGGGTGGTCGAAAGAGTCAACAGTTATTTTAACGGCACCTTGACGTTTGCGGTGCAGCCGAACAAGTTTCACGGCTTGACCTCTCATGATGCGGAAACCGTGACAAGTGGTGTCCTCAAAGCGCTGGCGGCCAATCTCATGAAGATCGCCAACGACATCCGCTGGATGGCATCGGGGCCGCGCTGTGGCATCGGGGAGATCACGATACCGGCGAACGAGCCTGGAAGCTCCATTATGCCCGGCAAGGTCAATCCGACGCAGGTGGAGATGGTAACGATGGTCGCCGTGCAGGTAATGGGCAACGATGCGGCGATCGGGTTTGCGGCGAGTCAGGGAAACTTCGAACTCAACGTATTCAAACCGGTCATCGCCTCCAACCTTCTGCATTCGATCCGGCTTCTCGGCGATGCGATGCGGAGTTTCGCGACCCGCTGCGTCGAGGGCATCGAACCCAACCGTGAGAAGATCGAAGCCCATCTTCACAACTCTTTAATGCTCGTCACGGCACTCAACGAGCATATCGGGTACGAAAAGGCGGCGCAGATCGCGAAAAAGGCGTATGAAGAGAATTTGACGCTCAAAGAGGCTGTCCTTGCACTCGGCTATCTGAGTGCGGAGGCGTTCGATCGGTGGGTCGATCCTTTGAAAATGGTAGGCAAAGTGGTATAA
- a CDS encoding sensor histidine kinase, producing the protein MALSPYEKRSLFRFMAIYLGASFLVVTAFSILFYQIDSKSIKERVFSHLRMEAMQISASAVDAQMRGTPFEIPQSVGCEYRLIGHDGRAIGGCIAESVDLSRDRYVEDGCAYYIDRSVRGHMGIDAIVVRDCSLHRQMLRCSRNVTMMAVMAYGFLVFVGWYLGRLFLEPMREKIETMDRFIKDSTHELNTPVTTMLLALQKIEKKECKPIYLKALQMSGRLIARVYEDLSFLLLKQESPEPEHLTRVAIDKKVMESIDFFSILAEQKRVDVKTSIEPYQVEADAHHIELLIKNLLDNAIKYTRPGGRIDVTLKKCVLTVSDTGIGIPKEKLKIIFERFHRENSVEGGFGIGLNIVESICKLYGYKVEVHSEEGEGSTFTITFKQT; encoded by the coding sequence ATGGCTTTGAGTCCCTATGAGAAGCGCTCGCTCTTCCGTTTTATGGCGATCTATCTGGGGGCGAGTTTTCTGGTCGTCACCGCTTTTTCGATTCTCTTTTACCAGATCGACTCCAAATCGATAAAAGAGCGTGTATTCAGCCACCTTCGCATGGAAGCGATGCAGATTTCCGCCTCCGCCGTCGATGCACAGATGCGCGGCACCCCTTTCGAAATTCCCCAAAGTGTGGGGTGCGAGTATCGGCTGATAGGTCACGACGGCCGTGCCATTGGCGGATGTATCGCCGAATCGGTCGATCTGAGCCGTGACCGGTATGTCGAAGATGGGTGTGCCTACTATATCGACAGGAGCGTACGTGGGCATATGGGAATCGACGCGATCGTCGTACGGGACTGCTCGTTACACCGACAGATGCTCCGGTGCAGTCGCAACGTAACGATGATGGCCGTGATGGCGTATGGTTTTCTTGTCTTTGTCGGATGGTACCTCGGACGCCTTTTCCTCGAACCGATGCGGGAAAAGATCGAAACGATGGACCGGTTTATCAAAGACAGCACCCATGAGCTCAATACGCCCGTGACGACGATGCTTCTGGCCCTGCAGAAAATAGAAAAAAAGGAGTGCAAACCGATCTATCTCAAAGCGCTTCAGATGAGTGGCCGGCTCATAGCGAGGGTTTACGAAGATTTGAGTTTTCTGCTGCTTAAACAGGAGTCGCCGGAACCCGAACATCTCACCCGAGTCGCGATCGATAAAAAAGTGATGGAGAGCATCGATTTCTTCTCGATCCTCGCGGAACAGAAAAGAGTCGATGTCAAAACCTCCATCGAACCGTATCAAGTCGAAGCGGATGCCCATCATATCGAACTGCTCATCAAAAATCTTCTCGACAATGCGATCAAATATACCCGTCCCGGAGGGCGTATCGACGTAACATTGAAAAAGTGTGTACTGACCGTTTCCGACACGGGTATCGGCATACCCAAAGAGAAACTCAAAATAATTTTCGAACGCTTTCATAGAGAAAACAGTGTGGAGGGGGGATTTGGCATCGGACTCAACATCGTCGAGAGCATCTGCAAGCTTTATGGGTACAAAGTGGAGGTTCACTCCGAAGAGGGTGAAGGAAGCACCTTTACCATTACCTTCAAACAGACGTGA
- a CDS encoding response regulator transcription factor gives MKILLLEDDSMLAELVVEHLEESGHSVEHFIDGEKAEDALLRGKFDLLLLDVNVPGIDGFELLHAMRERKDMTPAIMITSRNSSKDLKEGFDLGCDDYIKKPFEFEELDARIEHIVRVYGIDQKEPIQLAENLYFDIPTHTLKIEGKNELLTPKAAEILHYLYKNRGRIVSREELLQNIWSYEEQPTDATLRSYIKVLRKFVPNIVTERGVGYGFESL, from the coding sequence ATGAAAATATTATTGCTTGAAGATGATTCGATGTTGGCCGAACTCGTGGTCGAACATCTGGAGGAGAGTGGTCACAGTGTCGAACACTTCATCGATGGAGAGAAAGCGGAAGATGCACTTTTGCGTGGAAAATTCGATCTGCTTCTTCTTGATGTGAACGTACCCGGCATCGACGGTTTCGAGCTTCTGCATGCCATGCGCGAACGCAAAGACATGACCCCTGCCATCATGATCACCTCACGCAACAGCAGCAAAGACCTCAAAGAGGGATTTGACCTGGGATGCGACGACTACATCAAAAAACCGTTCGAATTCGAAGAACTCGACGCCCGCATCGAGCATATCGTACGTGTGTACGGCATCGACCAAAAAGAACCGATCCAACTGGCCGAAAACCTCTACTTCGACATACCCACCCATACACTGAAAATCGAGGGGAAGAACGAATTACTCACCCCCAAAGCCGCCGAAATCCTCCATTACCTCTACAAAAACCGCGGCCGAATCGTTTCGCGAGAAGAGCTCTTGCAAAATATCTGGAGTTACGAAGAGCAACCCACCGATGCGACCTTGCGAAGCTATATCAAAGTTTTACGGAAATTCGTGCCCAACATCGTGACGGAAAGGGGCGTCGGCTATGGCTTTGAGTCCCTATGA
- a CDS encoding RND transporter family protein, which translates to MRLSGKVALLILVWAMLFSLVGRLNFVQIDWESFFPQRSHAAIEKSWFAPTVQYLFVELPNAEVLEALKSRGVVRSFYPVVTGHTTLFLILFERRLQQEVLRSVRDFPHAGTVMASTMLLENFYGALRSYLGIVVPLLLAFSFLVFPLRYWISVLLELSIYLLFNMGVLFLFRIPVSPISMLAWLFLFIYALTLLNYMHLGEMNRGKLALGIGVSIVTTLISAIYLNFSDFGLIHEFGESLTLGLLLLGLFLVVRMFGIRHTQFVSVWVERVRKKLEGFRVHRLLSLFYIGVLGLLPFFGNALTIDLNPFNIFGNDSRVREGIASFEKEHVPALPFVVSLRFDNVDADFYRFEDAKRLSKAIGEIEKNISAVPLVTLHTLYESFAGQPFSKATDASYAQFLLALEMLEEPLPIFTTDGKTAYLTYSLSLTTPSEKIRALVGKIRELNASFPNVTLRVMGKVADFEFMSKRFLNEAAVGFGMSFIFILAFFLFYCKTWRIVPAIVVSACFPLVMFIAFHMAFGMPFTLISMIALILYAGLYADSFIHIFICYAQEKGRCLSAVLRPIVISNLTMIAALAGMVFSGSILGGFGIEMTLLLFSNLIGVFVLLPALLIRWVRNCNV; encoded by the coding sequence TTGAGGCTTTCCGGCAAAGTCGCGCTTCTCATCCTCGTCTGGGCCATGCTTTTCTCTCTTGTCGGTAGACTCAACTTCGTTCAGATAGACTGGGAGAGTTTTTTCCCGCAACGTTCCCATGCCGCGATCGAAAAGAGTTGGTTCGCTCCCACTGTTCAATATCTTTTCGTCGAACTTCCGAACGCTGAAGTGCTTGAAGCTTTGAAAAGCCGGGGGGTTGTACGCTCCTTCTATCCCGTTGTGACGGGGCATACCACCCTTTTTCTCATTCTGTTTGAACGTAGGTTGCAACAAGAGGTTCTACGAAGCGTTCGCGATTTTCCCCATGCCGGTACGGTCATGGCTTCGACGATGCTTCTTGAAAATTTCTATGGGGCGCTTCGTAGCTATCTCGGTATCGTGGTCCCTCTGCTTTTGGCCTTCAGCTTTCTCGTTTTTCCTTTGCGCTATTGGATCTCCGTTTTGCTGGAGCTTTCGATCTATCTTCTTTTCAATATGGGGGTACTCTTTCTTTTTCGGATTCCCGTCAGCCCTATATCGATGCTTGCATGGCTCTTTCTTTTTATCTACGCTTTGACGCTGCTCAACTATATGCATCTTGGAGAGATGAATCGCGGAAAACTGGCATTGGGTATCGGCGTTTCCATTGTCACGACATTGATCAGTGCCATCTATCTCAATTTCTCCGATTTCGGTCTCATTCACGAATTCGGAGAGAGTTTGACGCTCGGGCTTCTATTGCTGGGCCTCTTTCTCGTTGTGCGGATGTTTGGAATACGCCACACCCAATTCGTCTCCGTGTGGGTCGAAAGAGTACGTAAAAAGCTTGAGGGGTTTCGTGTTCATCGCCTGTTGTCACTTTTTTACATAGGTGTTCTTGGGCTGCTTCCGTTTTTCGGCAATGCACTCACCATCGATCTCAACCCTTTCAACATTTTTGGAAACGACTCACGGGTACGGGAGGGGATCGCATCGTTCGAAAAGGAACATGTACCGGCTCTCCCTTTTGTGGTTTCGCTTCGATTTGATAATGTCGACGCCGATTTTTACCGCTTCGAAGATGCGAAAAGGTTATCGAAGGCGATCGGAGAGATTGAAAAGAACATTTCAGCAGTGCCTCTCGTGACACTGCACACGCTTTACGAATCGTTCGCCGGACAACCTTTTTCCAAAGCCACAGACGCGAGCTATGCACAATTTCTTCTGGCACTCGAAATGCTGGAAGAGCCTCTTCCCATCTTCACTACGGATGGAAAAACGGCATATCTTACCTATTCGCTTTCGTTGACGACACCCTCCGAAAAGATTCGGGCGCTCGTCGGAAAAATCCGGGAGTTGAACGCGTCTTTCCCGAATGTCACACTTCGGGTGATGGGGAAAGTGGCAGATTTCGAGTTTATGTCGAAACGATTCTTGAACGAAGCGGCCGTCGGATTTGGAATGTCGTTTATTTTCATTCTGGCTTTTTTTCTCTTTTACTGCAAAACATGGCGTATCGTACCGGCCATTGTCGTCAGTGCCTGCTTTCCGCTCGTCATGTTCATCGCTTTTCATATGGCATTCGGTATGCCGTTTACACTGATTTCCATGATCGCCCTTATTCTCTATGCCGGGTTGTACGCCGACTCTTTCATCCACATATTCATCTGTTATGCACAAGAGAAAGGGCGTTGCCTTTCAGCGGTGCTTCGCCCCATCGTCATCTCCAATCTGACGATGATCGCAGCACTTGCGGGAATGGTGTTTTCCGGCTCGATACTCGGCGGTTTCGGCATCGAAATGACGCTGCTACTCTTTTCCAATCTGATCGGGGTTTTCGTTCTGCTTCCTGCACTCCTGATAAGGTGGGTCAGGAACTGCAACGTTTGA
- a CDS encoding outer membrane lipoprotein-sorting protein, with amino-acid sequence MKKYVILVLLPILLSAESPKEILERSVRLFSHKNIRFLVHSTVERENGVQKRSFVVAKKNDARNSDLLIRFLAPSTLRCTTILTRKSGTMTQTYVYFPSLGRVRIIPKNKENKEAVGLGISYAELHDMSGTFLPIETIETETGELYKITKRKRPGCITVYLVEKNSKRLKKIETYENGRLKKEIVIDDIGNIGEEAMVLAWHIVDHDKKRILRFRVDKSTITSDISATLFKKNRLKRCSS; translated from the coding sequence ATGAAAAAATATGTGATTCTCGTTTTACTACCCATCCTGCTTTCTGCCGAAAGTCCTAAAGAGATACTCGAACGAAGCGTTCGTCTTTTCTCCCATAAAAACATCCGTTTTCTCGTGCACTCGACAGTGGAAAGAGAGAATGGGGTTCAAAAACGCTCCTTTGTCGTGGCAAAGAAAAACGATGCCCGCAACAGCGATCTTTTGATACGATTCCTGGCTCCATCCACGCTTCGATGTACAACGATTCTGACACGCAAAAGCGGTACCATGACACAGACCTATGTCTACTTCCCCTCTCTCGGCAGAGTTCGGATCATCCCCAAAAACAAGGAAAACAAAGAAGCGGTGGGGCTGGGAATCTCATATGCCGAACTGCACGACATGAGCGGTACATTTCTCCCCATCGAGACGATCGAAACCGAAACGGGGGAACTTTACAAAATCACGAAGAGGAAGAGGCCGGGATGTATTACCGTCTATCTGGTCGAAAAAAACTCGAAACGGCTGAAAAAAATCGAAACCTATGAAAACGGCCGGCTCAAAAAAGAGATCGTGATCGACGACATCGGAAATATCGGTGAAGAGGCGATGGTGCTCGCATGGCATATCGTCGATCACGATAAAAAGCGTATTCTTAGATTTCGCGTCGACAAATCGACGATCACATCCGACATCTCGGCCACACTTTTCAAAAAGAACCGCCTCAAACGTTGCAGTTCCTGA